One stretch of Nitratiruptor tergarcus DSM 16512 DNA includes these proteins:
- a CDS encoding NAD(P)H-hydrate dehydratase, whose product MRNLYESVTKLDHRCYDIYQLPEDILMEHAAYAITDQIKERFEPGAKVLIVAGPGNNGGDGVACARQLLGEYDVHLFMPYGAKSSMCKLQLERFYACGGELSENLTDADIVVDALFGSGLSEPLNEESQHIITRLNELQSFKIACDIPSGIDSKGNPLPVAFVADLTITMGAMKLSLFMDLAKDYVGKVIVADLGISSKLYESESDYKLLEESDLKPPYRTRFNSNKGTYGHLALIAGEKEGAAIMAALAALRYGVGLVTLVTCEKIQVPYELMHSSHLPPKTTALAAGMGLGMEYSDEDLEEFLHKDLPMVIDADLFYSSKIQEIVKREKVVLTPHPKEFGALLRNLNLADLSVEEIQRDRIGAAKIFTKAYPEVVLLLKGANPIIAQGEQFFINPLGTNALAKGGSGDILTGLIGALLAQGYDPLEAAIQGSLAHAIASRKVDKANYALAPSDLIEVIGKL is encoded by the coding sequence ATGCGCAATCTATATGAGAGTGTAACAAAACTCGATCATCGCTGCTATGATATCTATCAGTTACCAGAAGATATCTTGATGGAGCATGCAGCGTATGCAATTACTGATCAGATTAAGGAACGCTTTGAGCCAGGAGCAAAAGTGCTTATCGTGGCAGGCCCTGGAAATAATGGTGGAGATGGTGTAGCGTGTGCTAGACAGCTACTTGGTGAATATGATGTGCATCTATTTATGCCTTATGGTGCGAAGAGTAGCATGTGTAAGCTACAGCTTGAGCGATTTTATGCGTGCGGAGGGGAACTCAGTGAGAATTTAACTGATGCAGATATAGTTGTGGATGCTCTCTTTGGAAGCGGTCTTTCAGAACCTCTTAATGAAGAGAGCCAGCACATTATAACAAGGCTTAATGAGCTACAAAGCTTTAAAATTGCATGTGATATTCCGAGTGGAATAGATAGTAAGGGTAATCCTCTTCCGGTTGCTTTTGTGGCTGATCTTACTATCACGATGGGTGCTATGAAACTATCACTCTTTATGGATTTGGCAAAAGATTATGTGGGTAAAGTAATCGTTGCAGATCTGGGAATAAGCAGCAAGCTTTATGAGAGTGAGAGTGACTACAAGCTCTTAGAAGAGAGCGATCTTAAGCCTCCCTATCGTACACGATTCAACTCCAATAAAGGCACTTATGGTCACTTGGCACTTATTGCAGGAGAAAAAGAGGGTGCAGCAATCATGGCAGCACTTGCAGCATTGCGCTATGGAGTAGGGCTTGTAACGTTAGTCACTTGTGAAAAGATTCAAGTACCTTATGAGCTCATGCACTCATCACATCTACCGCCAAAGACTACAGCTCTTGCAGCTGGTATGGGACTTGGGATGGAGTATAGTGATGAGGATCTTGAAGAGTTTTTGCATAAAGATCTTCCTATGGTAATAGACGCAGATCTCTTTTATAGCTCCAAAATCCAAGAGATAGTCAAGCGAGAAAAGGTAGTGCTTACTCCTCATCCAAAAGAGTTTGGTGCTCTTCTTAGAAATTTAAATCTAGCAGATCTGAGTGTGGAAGAGATTCAACGTGATCGTATAGGCGCAGCAAAGATTTTTACCAAGGCCTATCCAGAAGTGGTTCTCTTATTAAAAGGAGCTAATCCAATCATTGCACAAGGCGAACAGTTTTTTATCAATCCGCTTGGTACAAACGCTTTGGCAAAAGGGGGAAGTGGGGATATACTGACTGGTCTTATTGGAGCACTTTTAGCACAAGGGTACGATCCACTAGAGGCTGCAATTCAAGGAAGCCTTGCCCATGCCATTGCAAGTAGAAAAGTAGATAAAGCAAACTATGCTCTTGCTCCATCAGATCTCATAGAAGTGATTGGAAAATTATGA
- a CDS encoding YeiH family protein, with protein MAFSKENIKYTLNGILFVALFTIAAIQISQVSFIKALAISPLIIGIVIGMFYANTLRTHIPKEWVPGIVFSSKQLLRFAIILYGFRITFQQIAEVGLAGLTVSTIMLTTTFILGWWAGVKIFKLDRDTAVLTASGSSVCGAAAVLATEPVLNAEPYKSAVAVGTVVLFGTIAMFTYPALYKAGFFNMDPATYGIYVGGTVHEVAQVVAAGGAVNEIAMNDAVIVKMTRVMMIAPLLIILGILISRRAQTATGGGKKFNITIPWFAVWFIVMAGINSFLVNIESLKPIIASINQFDTFLLTMAMTALGMETSVEKFKQAGAKPVLLALLMAVWLMVGGYFITKGVVAIFGA; from the coding sequence ATGGCATTTAGTAAAGAAAATATCAAATATACGCTCAACGGTATCCTCTTTGTAGCACTTTTTACCATAGCAGCTATACAGATTTCACAAGTGAGTTTCATCAAAGCTCTTGCTATTAGTCCACTGATTATCGGTATTGTCATAGGAATGTTCTACGCAAATACCTTGCGCACGCATATTCCAAAAGAGTGGGTTCCTGGTATTGTTTTTAGCTCTAAGCAACTTCTACGCTTTGCTATTATTTTGTATGGCTTTCGCATCACTTTCCAGCAAATTGCTGAAGTGGGACTTGCAGGTCTCACAGTCTCTACAATTATGCTTACAACTACATTTATTCTTGGTTGGTGGGCAGGAGTAAAAATCTTCAAACTCGATCGTGATACTGCAGTTCTCACTGCATCTGGCTCAAGTGTATGTGGAGCAGCCGCCGTACTTGCAACTGAGCCAGTACTCAATGCTGAACCCTATAAAAGTGCGGTAGCTGTTGGAACAGTTGTGCTTTTTGGGACAATAGCAATGTTTACCTATCCAGCCCTCTATAAAGCAGGGTTCTTCAATATGGATCCGGCCACATACGGTATTTATGTGGGCGGTACTGTTCATGAGGTTGCACAAGTAGTTGCAGCAGGAGGAGCAGTAAATGAAATAGCGATGAATGATGCTGTCATTGTTAAAATGACTCGTGTTATGATGATTGCTCCACTCCTCATTATCCTTGGCATTCTTATCTCAAGAAGAGCACAGACTGCTACAGGAGGGGGGAAAAAATTCAATATCACCATTCCTTGGTTTGCTGTTTGGTTTATTGTGATGGCTGGAATAAACTCTTTTCTCGTTAATATTGAGAGCCTTAAACCTATTATTGCTAGTATTAATCAGTTTGATACATTTTTGCTTACTATGGCAATGACAGCTCTTGGAATGGAAACAAGTGTAGAAAAATTTAAACAAGCCGGTGCAAAACCTGTGCTCTTAGCACTTCTCATGGCTGTATGGCTTATGGTTGGTGGTTATTTTATAACAAAAGGCGTAGTAGCTATCTTTGGTGCCTAA
- a CDS encoding peptidoglycan DD-metalloendopeptidase family protein yields MKNRYIITITTVNGTKHYNVRHIIKYILAALLFLIVTIITAGYFYIDFLKSKIVKIENEKVTLIKDKKRLQKDIVKLNSNIAQLNLELVDKKHNLEELGSKINDLEEQLGLVNEEFFGKVDLKALSMRDKTKILQLIPSGRPVKDFRITAGFGWRRHPILKKREFHPGIDLAAKGKVPIYATADGVVTDAAYNRYGYGNIIKIAHIDGFSTIYAHLKKRLVKKGDFVHKGDIIGYMGSTGLSTGQHLHYEVRFNKKPLNPLQFIRWNVEKFDTIFEKERRVPWESLAKAVKVMLSQKRQHSSPKVQK; encoded by the coding sequence ATGAAAAATAGATATATAATTACAATTACTACCGTTAATGGTACCAAGCACTATAATGTACGACATATAATCAAATATATTCTTGCAGCACTACTCTTTTTAATTGTAACTATCATTACTGCTGGATATTTTTATATTGATTTTCTTAAAAGCAAAATTGTAAAAATTGAAAATGAAAAAGTAACTCTTATAAAAGATAAAAAGAGATTGCAAAAGGATATTGTCAAACTCAATAGTAATATTGCACAGCTTAATCTCGAATTAGTAGATAAAAAACATAATCTAGAAGAGCTAGGCTCGAAGATTAACGATCTTGAAGAGCAGTTGGGACTTGTTAATGAGGAGTTTTTTGGAAAAGTGGATTTGAAAGCCCTGAGTATGAGAGATAAAACAAAGATTTTACAGCTCATTCCTTCAGGCAGACCGGTAAAAGATTTTAGAATTACCGCAGGTTTTGGTTGGCGTAGGCATCCAATTCTTAAAAAAAGAGAGTTTCATCCAGGAATCGATCTTGCTGCAAAAGGGAAAGTGCCAATTTATGCTACTGCAGATGGAGTTGTCACAGATGCAGCCTATAATAGATATGGCTATGGAAATATTATTAAAATAGCGCATATTGATGGATTTTCTACTATTTATGCCCATCTGAAAAAACGGCTTGTTAAAAAGGGAGATTTTGTCCATAAAGGCGATATTATTGGATATATGGGAAGTACAGGGCTCTCCACGGGGCAGCATCTTCATTATGAAGTGCGATTTAACAAAAAGCCGTTAAATCCGCTACAATTTATACGTTGGAATGTAGAAAAGTTTGATACTATATTTGAAAAAGAGAGGCGAGTACCATGGGAATCTTTGGCAAAAGCGGTAAAAGTGATGCTCTCTCAAAAGAGACAACACTCATCTCCAAAAGTACAAAAATAG
- the tig gene encoding trigger factor produces the protein MELQATKVDNANAKVEAKIAKEEIEKKSNKIANQLAKTMDIPGFRKGKVPVAIVKKRYGEKIEQDAEAELVREALDKALEDLEIAKESMLGEPRFTKFEKKDEFIEMELEIGFRPEIALENYEELVPEFEEPQVTDEEVETRLKELAEAMAQFVENPKRKVAKEGDMVVIDFKGTLEDGTEIEGGSAQNFELRLGSGQFIPGFEEQVIGMKKGETKTIEVTFPEDYPNKELAGKKAKFEVTLHTIKEKEPVEINDELAKKMLPQNPDATVEVLKEEIKKQIKSEKLSKLYNEELKPKLMEALVEKYAFDLPRNIVDQEIDVQLNNKAASMNEEEIKELRENKEKVEALREELRPEAEKSVKATFIVDALAKKEGVSVDDQEVVQTIYYEALQMGRDPKEILEAYQKQGLLPAIKMAMIEDRLLTHLLNKKMKKEEAA, from the coding sequence ATGGAGCTACAAGCTACAAAAGTTGACAATGCTAATGCGAAAGTAGAAGCAAAAATCGCAAAAGAAGAGATAGAGAAAAAATCAAATAAAATTGCGAATCAACTAGCAAAAACGATGGATATCCCAGGATTTAGAAAAGGAAAGGTTCCAGTTGCTATCGTAAAGAAGAGATATGGTGAGAAGATTGAGCAAGATGCTGAAGCTGAACTAGTTCGAGAAGCTCTTGATAAAGCTTTAGAAGATCTCGAAATTGCAAAAGAGAGTATGTTAGGTGAGCCTCGATTTACGAAGTTTGAGAAGAAAGATGAATTTATCGAAATGGAGCTAGAGATCGGTTTTAGGCCTGAAATTGCGCTTGAAAACTATGAAGAGCTTGTTCCAGAGTTTGAAGAGCCCCAAGTAACTGATGAAGAGGTTGAGACAAGACTCAAAGAGCTTGCAGAAGCAATGGCACAGTTTGTAGAAAACCCAAAAAGAAAAGTGGCCAAAGAGGGCGATATGGTTGTTATCGATTTCAAAGGTACTTTGGAAGATGGAACAGAAATTGAGGGAGGCAGTGCCCAAAACTTTGAGCTACGCCTTGGCAGTGGACAATTTATTCCTGGATTTGAAGAGCAAGTTATTGGAATGAAAAAGGGAGAGACAAAAACAATTGAAGTTACATTCCCAGAGGATTATCCCAACAAAGAGCTTGCTGGGAAAAAAGCGAAATTTGAAGTAACTCTCCATACTATTAAAGAGAAAGAGCCAGTAGAAATTAATGATGAGCTTGCTAAAAAGATGCTCCCACAAAATCCTGATGCCACAGTAGAGGTACTCAAAGAGGAGATTAAAAAGCAGATAAAAAGTGAAAAACTCTCAAAACTCTATAATGAAGAGCTCAAACCAAAGCTTATGGAAGCATTGGTAGAGAAATATGCATTTGATTTGCCTCGCAACATTGTTGACCAAGAAATTGATGTACAGCTCAATAATAAGGCTGCTTCTATGAATGAAGAGGAGATTAAAGAGCTGCGTGAAAACAAAGAAAAAGTTGAAGCACTCCGTGAAGAGTTGCGCCCTGAGGCTGAAAAGAGTGTAAAAGCTACTTTTATAGTGGATGCTTTGGCGAAAAAAGAGGGTGTAAGCGTGGATGATCAAGAGGTAGTGCAGACAATTTACTATGAAGCGCTGCAGATGGGACGCGATCCAAAAGAGATACTTGAAGCATATCAAAAGCAAGGACTTTTGCCAGCAATTAAGATGGCGATGATTGAAGATAGACTATTGACACATCTTCTTAATAAAAAGATGAAAAAAGAGGAAGCTGCATGA
- a CDS encoding YifB family Mg chelatase-like AAA ATPase, with protein MKRILCATLDGVEARRVEVESSFTRALPSFSIVGLASNSIQEAKERVKAALLANDFTFPPLKITINLSPSDLKKSGSHFDLAIALSVALQKEKIALDEMYVFGELGLDGRLKDTLQLFPLLLSLSKKPCKAIVPQESVSKLINIPNLTLYPVASLQEAITMLRSGELQPAKSEKYNYPYIQYKQEKFYYIDAYPYDFAEVRGQEIAKRAALIAAVGMHNILLEGSPGCGKSMIAKRLRYILPPMHMSEILDVAKSEALEGKEPDFKPVRPMRSPHHSSTKASIFGGGSSGAKPGEVALANKGVLFFDEFPHFAKSVLEALREPLQDGKLLISRVNMKVEYPTEFMFIAAQNPCPCGNLFSKHHSCRCSDVELQRYRNRLSAPLLDRIEIYVQMQEVDPKDTSSMTSKQMHEIVKKAFIFQKNRGQEKFNAKLDEGDLERYCLLEEDAEILLQKAAQNFSLSFRAINNIKKVARSIADIEERPFIGKKDILEALSFRKRT; from the coding sequence TTGAAAAGGATTCTTTGCGCCACACTTGATGGTGTGGAGGCAAGAAGAGTAGAAGTAGAGAGTAGTTTCACACGTGCACTTCCATCATTTAGCATAGTAGGGCTTGCGAGTAACTCTATACAAGAAGCAAAAGAGAGAGTCAAAGCTGCACTCCTCGCTAATGATTTTACATTTCCTCCCCTCAAAATTACTATCAATCTCTCCCCTAGCGATCTTAAAAAGAGCGGTAGCCATTTTGATCTTGCTATAGCTTTAAGTGTTGCATTGCAAAAAGAAAAAATTGCACTTGATGAAATGTATGTTTTTGGAGAGTTGGGACTTGATGGAAGGCTCAAAGATACTCTCCAACTCTTTCCTCTTCTGCTCTCTTTATCAAAAAAACCTTGCAAAGCTATTGTGCCACAAGAGAGTGTAAGTAAACTCATAAATATTCCAAATCTTACCCTCTATCCAGTTGCTTCACTTCAAGAGGCAATTACAATGCTTCGCAGTGGAGAGTTGCAGCCAGCAAAGAGTGAAAAGTATAACTATCCTTATATACAATATAAACAAGAAAAATTCTACTATATAGATGCATATCCATATGACTTTGCCGAAGTTCGAGGACAAGAGATTGCTAAAAGAGCAGCTCTTATAGCAGCAGTTGGTATGCATAATATATTGCTAGAAGGGAGTCCTGGCTGCGGTAAGAGTATGATTGCAAAGAGACTGCGCTACATCTTGCCACCAATGCATATGAGTGAGATTTTAGATGTTGCAAAAAGTGAGGCTTTAGAAGGAAAAGAGCCAGATTTTAAGCCTGTGCGCCCCATGCGCTCTCCCCATCACAGCAGTACAAAGGCTAGTATATTTGGTGGGGGAAGTAGCGGTGCCAAGCCCGGAGAGGTCGCATTAGCCAACAAGGGCGTTCTCTTTTTTGATGAATTTCCCCACTTTGCAAAATCTGTGCTTGAAGCGTTGCGTGAGCCTTTGCAAGATGGAAAACTCCTCATTTCGCGCGTTAATATGAAAGTTGAATACCCTACTGAGTTTATGTTTATAGCTGCACAAAATCCTTGCCCTTGTGGGAATCTGTTTAGCAAGCACCATTCGTGTAGGTGCAGTGATGTAGAGTTGCAGCGATATAGAAACAGACTCTCTGCACCACTTCTTGATCGCATCGAGATCTATGTACAGATGCAAGAGGTAGATCCCAAAGATACCTCCTCCATGACATCGAAGCAGATGCATGAAATTGTTAAAAAAGCTTTTATATTTCAAAAGAATAGAGGGCAAGAGAAGTTTAATGCAAAATTGGATGAAGGTGATTTGGAACGTTATTGCCTCCTTGAAGAGGATGCAGAAATTCTCTTACAAAAAGCTGCTCAAAATTTTTCTCTCTCTTTTCGTGCAATCAATAATATCAAGAAAGTGGCAAGGTCTATAGCAGATATTGAAGAGCGACCATTTATTGGCAAAAAAGATATCCTTGAAGCTCTTAGTTTTAGAAAACGAACATGA
- the def gene encoding peptide deformylase — translation MIREIITYPDRRLFMRSNEVESFDSELHKLLDDMYETMIAKNGIGLAAIQVAVPLRALIINLPDEEGKQHKEDLLELINPVIIESKGTQIYTEGCLSVPEYYEDVERAEWVRVEYQDRFGNKKSLETDGLLAVAVQHEMDHLDGHLFIEKLPYLKRKKFEKEWKKKRTAKKSGVKV, via the coding sequence ATGATAAGAGAGATTATCACATATCCCGATAGACGTCTTTTCATGCGTTCAAATGAGGTGGAGAGCTTTGATAGTGAGCTCCATAAACTTCTTGATGATATGTATGAGACGATGATAGCCAAAAACGGCATAGGGCTTGCTGCTATACAGGTAGCGGTACCTTTGCGTGCTCTCATAATTAATTTGCCTGATGAAGAGGGAAAGCAACACAAAGAAGATCTGCTTGAGCTCATCAATCCTGTGATAATAGAGAGTAAGGGAACGCAAATCTATACTGAAGGGTGCTTGAGCGTTCCAGAGTATTATGAAGATGTAGAAAGAGCTGAGTGGGTGAGGGTAGAGTATCAAGATAGATTTGGAAACAAAAAGAGCCTTGAAACTGATGGGCTCCTTGCAGTTGCAGTGCAGCATGAGATGGATCATCTTGATGGACACCTGTTTATTGAAAAACTCCCTTATCTAAAAAGAAAGAAGTTTGAAAAGGAGTGGAAGAAGAAGAGAACTGCTAAAAAAAGTGGTGTGAAGGTATAG
- a CDS encoding MgtC/SapB family protein → MDYQLLKLLFYALAIGIMIGLQRSLTYILKDEQVFMGTRTFALISLAGFLSGWLETKVSGFIFATFIAITLFISLTYIFKVRTLKKIGITTQIAALITFILGLMVWYRLENYALFLTVIIVVLLEIKPKLQQIERNISATDINAVVLLLVMTFVILPLLPNKMIGPYHLFNPYKTWLMAIIIAGLSFVGYVAIKTLGHRHGVLITGAAGGLISSTAVTITLSDIYPKNSLLLGIYTAGIGISWTFMFIRVFIETLIIHPKLAIVVAIPYLITALAGALYVYRLYRKAPVTNIEFHNPSLEKNPLQLSEAIKFGILFGIIYGAIAFVETKYGDIGVYVVSIISGITDVDAITLSLSEMAKEQRLSLEASLTGIVLASYTNTLVKLAFAYWLGGKELGWSVTKFTLLVTVTLFGGIYLADLLLL, encoded by the coding sequence ATGGATTATCAACTGCTAAAACTCCTCTTCTATGCACTTGCAATAGGTATCATGATAGGATTGCAACGCTCACTTACCTATATTCTTAAAGATGAACAAGTGTTCATGGGTACACGTACCTTTGCCCTCATCTCATTAGCTGGCTTTTTAAGTGGATGGCTGGAGACGAAGGTATCAGGATTTATTTTCGCTACTTTCATAGCTATAACTCTTTTCATTTCACTTACTTATATTTTTAAAGTCCGCACTCTCAAAAAAATAGGCATTACAACACAAATTGCAGCTCTCATTACTTTTATCTTAGGACTTATGGTCTGGTATAGACTGGAAAATTATGCTCTTTTTTTAACTGTCATCATAGTAGTACTGCTTGAAATCAAACCAAAACTGCAACAAATCGAAAGGAATATTTCAGCAACCGATATCAATGCAGTCGTACTGCTACTTGTGATGACCTTTGTCATTCTCCCCCTACTGCCAAATAAGATGATAGGCCCTTATCACCTTTTTAATCCTTATAAAACGTGGCTTATGGCTATTATCATCGCTGGACTTAGTTTTGTAGGATATGTAGCTATTAAAACATTGGGACACAGACATGGTGTACTCATTACAGGAGCTGCAGGAGGTCTTATCTCCTCTACTGCTGTAACAATTACTCTTAGTGATATCTATCCAAAAAATAGTCTCCTTCTTGGCATCTATACTGCTGGTATTGGTATTTCGTGGACATTTATGTTTATCCGTGTCTTCATTGAAACACTCATTATTCATCCAAAACTAGCAATTGTTGTAGCAATTCCATACCTTATAACTGCATTGGCAGGAGCTTTGTATGTTTACAGACTCTATCGTAAAGCTCCTGTAACAAATATAGAGTTCCACAACCCATCTTTAGAAAAAAACCCATTACAACTCTCTGAAGCTATCAAATTTGGTATTTTGTTTGGTATCATCTATGGAGCTATAGCATTCGTTGAGACAAAATATGGAGATATCGGTGTTTATGTAGTCTCTATAATCTCAGGAATTACTGATGTAGATGCAATCACACTGTCTTTGAGTGAAATGGCAAAAGAGCAGCGCTTGAGTCTTGAAGCTTCACTTACTGGAATAGTTCTTGCTAGCTACACCAATACACTTGTCAAACTGGCTTTTGCCTATTGGCTTGGAGGCAAAGAGCTTGGCTGGAGTGTGACAAAATTCACACTCCTTGTGACAGTGACTCTTTTTGGAGGAATATATCTAGCAGATCTGCTATTACTTTAG
- the clpP gene encoding ATP-dependent Clp endopeptidase proteolytic subunit ClpP → MSYYIPYVIERTGRGERSYDIYSRLLKDRIIMLSGEINDAVASSIVAQLLFLEAEDPDKDIYLYINSPGGVITSGMSIYDTMNYIKPDVATICIGQAASMGAFLLSSGAKGKRYALPHARIMIHQPLGGAQGQATDIEIQAKEILRLKKILNEILAQNTGQSVKKIAKDTERDFFMSSEEAKEYGLIDQVLEKSAR, encoded by the coding sequence ATGAGTTACTACATTCCCTACGTCATAGAACGTACAGGGCGCGGTGAGAGAAGCTACGATATCTATTCACGGCTTCTCAAAGACCGCATTATAATGCTCAGCGGAGAGATTAATGATGCTGTAGCTTCATCTATTGTTGCGCAGCTGCTCTTTTTGGAAGCAGAAGATCCAGACAAAGATATTTACCTCTATATCAACTCTCCTGGTGGTGTAATTACAAGTGGGATGAGTATTTATGATACTATGAACTATATCAAACCAGATGTAGCAACTATCTGTATTGGACAAGCTGCAAGCATGGGAGCCTTTTTGCTCAGTTCTGGTGCAAAAGGTAAACGCTATGCCCTGCCGCATGCAAGAATCATGATTCATCAGCCTCTTGGAGGTGCCCAAGGACAGGCTACTGATATTGAGATCCAAGCAAAAGAGATTTTACGCCTTAAAAAGATTCTCAATGAAATCTTAGCGCAAAATACTGGGCAAAGTGTGAAAAAGATTGCTAAAGATACAGAGCGAGACTTTTTCATGAGTTCCGAAGAAGCAAAAGAGTATGGACTAATAGATCAAGTTTTGGAAAAAAGTGCACGATGA
- a CDS encoding LysR substrate-binding domain-containing protein has translation MRFTLRQMELFLEVAKIGHLTQVAKKFGLSQSAVSMSLKELESILGCKLFERVQKKLVLNEKGRMFYEEIEPLIYRLRDIESEFMSMENKGKLIIGCSTTIADYIMPHIVCEYMQEYPEVKISMKIANTSEIAKMVEDGLIDIGYIEGEIICSHCVFTPMGKDELVVITGDKSFMRKKEYFIDNLLNKKWILREEGSGTRSEFMKQLGKFANELNIYLELRHTEAIINVLKEVDESLSCVSKIAVKKYLENGELYELKIKGFEFGRDFYQVYHKSKYQSELFKKFSLYARSRFARILGDKYAQSI, from the coding sequence ATGCGTTTTACATTGCGACAGATGGAACTCTTTTTAGAAGTTGCAAAAATTGGGCATCTTACGCAAGTAGCAAAAAAATTTGGCCTGAGCCAGTCAGCTGTTTCAATGTCTCTCAAAGAGCTCGAATCGATACTTGGCTGTAAGCTTTTTGAAAGAGTGCAAAAAAAACTTGTACTCAATGAGAAAGGGCGAATGTTTTATGAGGAGATAGAGCCCCTCATATATAGACTGCGCGATATTGAGTCGGAATTCATGTCTATGGAAAATAAAGGAAAGCTCATTATTGGGTGTAGTACTACAATTGCCGATTATATTATGCCCCATATTGTATGTGAATATATGCAAGAGTATCCAGAAGTCAAGATCTCTATGAAAATAGCTAATACTTCTGAAATTGCGAAAATGGTAGAAGATGGCTTGATAGATATTGGATATATTGAAGGTGAAATCATTTGTAGCCATTGTGTCTTTACCCCTATGGGCAAAGATGAACTGGTTGTTATTACTGGTGATAAATCTTTTATGAGAAAAAAGGAGTATTTTATAGATAATCTCCTCAATAAAAAGTGGATTTTACGTGAAGAGGGGAGTGGAACGAGAAGTGAATTTATGAAGCAGTTAGGAAAATTTGCAAATGAGCTCAATATATATCTTGAACTGCGTCATACAGAGGCTATTATTAATGTCCTCAAAGAGGTTGATGAGAGTTTAAGCTGTGTGAGTAAGATAGCAGTGAAAAAGTATCTTGAAAATGGTGAGTTGTATGAGCTTAAAATTAAAGGTTTTGAATTTGGTAGAGACTTTTATCAAGTCTACCACAAAAGCAAATATCAAAGCGAACTCTTCAAAAAATTTAGCCTCTATGCAAGAAGTAGATTTGCCCGAATATTAGGAGATAAATATGCGCAATCTATATGA
- a CDS encoding bactofilin family protein produces the protein MGIFGKSGKSDALSKETTLISKSTKIVGEIILESNLHIDGDVEGTISSSAVVSIGKTGKFKGDIKAVDVVVNGVANGKIEAASLEILSGGRVIGEVFVENITIQNMGIFNGICHQKEEKLQEPQKIELKK, from the coding sequence ATGGGAATCTTTGGCAAAAGCGGTAAAAGTGATGCTCTCTCAAAAGAGACAACACTCATCTCCAAAAGTACAAAAATAGTTGGAGAAATTATTCTCGAATCTAATCTCCATATAGATGGTGATGTGGAAGGAACCATCTCTTCTAGTGCTGTAGTCTCTATAGGAAAAACTGGGAAATTTAAAGGTGATATTAAAGCTGTAGATGTTGTTGTCAATGGGGTTGCTAATGGAAAAATTGAAGCAGCCTCTTTAGAGATTTTGAGTGGTGGAAGAGTTATTGGCGAAGTGTTCGTAGAAAATATCACTATTCAGAATATGGGAATTTTTAATGGCATCTGCCATCAAAAAGAGGAAAAGCTGCAAGAACCGCAAAAAATCGAGCTCAAAAAGTAG
- the purN gene encoding phosphoribosylglycinamide formyltransferase → MMKKIVILFSGNGTNLENIAKKLHDKVEIVAAITNNPQAYGIQRAKKLGIPVVIIDHKKYESRETFDEVLVKEIKKYKPDLVVMAGFMRILSPVFTQNIKNVINIHPSLLPLFKGAKAIERSYASDMKVAGVTVHWVSEELDGGKIIDQACFHRDNESLEEFEAKIHELEYELYPKVIADLLDIFLQKESLSQGV, encoded by the coding sequence ATTATGAAGAAAATAGTAATACTCTTTAGTGGCAATGGCACTAATCTCGAGAACATTGCCAAGAAACTGCATGACAAAGTGGAGATTGTGGCTGCAATTACCAATAACCCCCAAGCTTATGGCATTCAAAGAGCAAAAAAACTGGGAATTCCTGTAGTCATTATTGATCATAAAAAATATGAGAGCCGTGAAACTTTTGATGAAGTATTAGTAAAAGAGATTAAAAAATATAAGCCAGATTTGGTAGTAATGGCAGGATTTATGCGCATCTTAAGCCCAGTTTTTACACAAAATATCAAAAATGTTATCAATATACATCCGTCTCTCTTACCACTTTTCAAAGGTGCAAAAGCAATAGAGAGAAGCTATGCTTCAGATATGAAAGTAGCTGGAGTGACGGTACACTGGGTAAGTGAAGAGCTTGATGGCGGCAAGATTATCGATCAAGCATGCTTTCACAGAGACAATGAGAGTTTGGAGGAGTTTGAAGCAAAGATTCATGAGCTAGAATATGAACTCTACCCTAAAGTAATAGCAGATCTGCTAGATATATTCCTCCAAAAAGAGTCACTGTCACAAGGAGTGTGA